A region of the Nothobranchius furzeri strain GRZ-AD chromosome 13, NfurGRZ-RIMD1, whole genome shotgun sequence genome:
TCCGCCGGTGGGGAACGTGTAAACAATCCAATCCAGCAGGCACCTTGGCCCAGAGATGCAGTCCGTCTGCCACCACCCCTGCTCAGCCGAGTGGCCTCGGTCGGTGCCTAAATGATCTTTAAAGATGTTGGAAATTCCTGAAGTCCCATTTGGTATTCCCAACTCCAAGAAATGCCTGTCCGTGGCTGTGGGAACGACTCTCCCGTGATCATGAGAATCGCTCAGCACCAACTATTACTGTTACAAGTTAGCAAAACAGCTGTAGCTGTGTTTGGATGTTTTATTAATACAAAACTTTAAACAACGTCTGTTAGATTAGCATGTTTTCCGAAAGTCCTTTCTCACAACAAGCTGGCGTTAAATCTCACCAGCTAACAAAACAGACGAGCTCTTTCAGCAAAaactttgcttgtgtgtgtgtgcgtgcgtgcgtactctTATTTCGAGTGCAAATTAAGCAAACTCCCGTCCACAACAATGAACCGGCAAACGAGCGAAAATTACACGTACAAAACACCTCATGAATCTTGCGAGAAGTCTCAGAGTCGAGTCCCTTACGAAGGTCTTCTGAAGCCAGAAAAATAAGGGGGGAAATCCTGTGGATTCGAGTTAGCACGGCGCTACGTTGCATGACTCCATGTTTCCAAATTCAGTCGTTTCTCTTCAGAATTCCCGTGGATGGAAAGGGTGGGTAGCTAAGTGTCCGGCTAACGGCGCACAAAGTAACCTCCACTCTTCTAAACAGCGACCAAGAAGCAGATGGGCTTCAAACTTTCAGCGAGCAGAAGACGTGTTGTTTTCCGACGGAAGACGCCGTTTCCAGAAGAATATAACTTGTAGAAATGAACCAAAAATCCCACTTTCTGCCGCTAGCAACGCCCTAGCTCGCTACCAGTCAGTTGGGGTCCAGGCAGCAGCGCTCCCACTAACCACTTCCGCCAGGGGATGAAGGGGGACACTGGTGATGGAAAACTGGCTAAATGCTAACTACAGCCCTCCCATCGCTGCTACTACATGTAATAGCGATGTAATACGCGTTTGGAAAGGATGCGATGTATTTTAACACACGAACTAGGCAGAAAATAAACACAGGAGATGGTAAAATCTGGCTTTTTTTTACCcaagattttatttattacatgaAAACTTTGGTACttatctattacttcctcaagaGCATTTAAAGTATTGTTGCTATTATTGTTGTCATAAGTAGCTCTTAGAAATACCCCAGAAGGTTGGTTTTGACCGCCATCACTTAATGCCTGTAATACAATTTCTATTGTTTTCATTATGACTGTTAGCTTATTGGTGTGGTAACAACTAATCTTTATTTCACTCAACTGAAGTTGTTTAGATATTTGTTAATAacattttcagaaaaaaatcCACGTCAGATCTATACCATTTTTTAATCAAAGTTTAAGTATTCTTTAATTTTTCCAGTATCCTTTCCGAGTCAATcaattattgttttttattttgctACATAGacttgcattagtttttgtttgcttttttctTCAAATGTATTTCTATATTTGTAATTAAGTGATTAATAACAAATAAGAGTCAAGTATTTTATGCATAAGAAGATATCAACATGTGTTAACCTTTCTTAAATTGTCTATTAAATCCAGAAATGTAACCACAATTGAAGACTTTGGTTCAGTGTATGGTGTGGTTTAATGCCATTTTAAAGAGCTGGGGTTAAAAATACAACAAACAATATCTTAAAGTGCCATTCAACACAATGTAGATTATTGTTACCAATCTGCAGCAAACTACTTCTACCTTAAAGCATCCAGATGAGAGTATTATTAGTACTTTCACCAGAAACCGGTCATATGCAGTCGTagacatgtctactgccctctagtgAAGGATCTACAGGCAGCAAGAGCCAATTCAATGTCTCCTATCGAGTCTGTAATCTCAACATTGACAGAAGATGTTTCATATTTTTTTTCTCTGATCGTTCATATATTGTTATGCCGCCATCGTGTGGTTGGATTAGGTAACTTCAGCAATAGCCCATCGAAGTGTCTTATATTGATTGTAACACTTCTGGTGCCTTGGTTTTGGTTTTAAATGACACGGTGCtgtttaaaacacacaaaaacacaaattgCTTCATTTTAATTCAAATAACGGGGTACAAATGTGACATATGGAACCAAGAATACTCTCTCCAAAGTACACCATTTTGCATTGGAGGATTTACATCACAACACAAACCCACAGGTACATTCAGATAGCTAAGGCACAGACGAGTTGTTCTTTTCTGGATGCACACCAAGAATTTTACATGGCAGTCTGATGAGCAGTCATAAAATATCAACATACATGTATTAATGGTAAACAAAACAACGCTCATGGACCTATGCAGAAATATAACAGATTGCCATATTAAGTCTGAACACAAAAATGAAAAGTTGGTGAACCGTAACTTTCTTTGTATGGGACAAAGCCATAAGCACAGATGTTTATTTACTCCCAACTCTTTCAGGAGCTTGTTGCCTCAAAGGTTAGACGATCGGAGAAAAGGGGATCAAAAATGTTCTCTAGGGATTTTAAAACATAAATTCAGATAAAAGATCAGTGCAGTTAGTTTTTTAGCTGCAGACAAGACCTGTTTGACATTGAACTATTTATCTAGCAGCCTAATAAACCAACAGGTCTTTTTATGTGAATGATTCACATATAATCAGTGTCGGGTTTTGTCATTAATGTGAAGGCTTGTTTTTGCAACTACCGGTATATGCATTTGCACATGGGAAATGAAATTAATATGTTCTTTTAGAGCAAAAAGTGGAATAAAAATCCAGATTGAACTGTGTGAATCAACAAAACTGTTTGATATTCCTCTAGTCCCCTGAGTAAACATGAATCTGCTTAGTTTCTTGTGCAAAGAAAGAAATAAATGACCTATTACAAGAAGACGTCCTAACGTTTTTCTGTGACTACAACTTTTCCACCGTCACCCCAGGCCTGAACGTCTCATTCCTAACTGTACACTCCCCTTTTGGAGCAGCACCACATATGACTAGGCCACAGTTTACAGCAGCTGAAAGCAATGTGTGTCTTCAGAAAGTGCTTTGGTTTGGAGCGATCGTCTTTTAAGTCACTTAACTTCATCTTTTTTTTGAGCAACGATCTAATGGGTTTAGGTGGCAGGACCTCAGATGAAGAAAGGAGTGTGTATTACAGTTTGATggtgtaaaaataaaatgataaaatcaaAACCTAAATACAGAATTTGATTTTCTTTGTAGGTCTAAAATGTAGTTTTTAAAGTCAGTCCATCTTCCCTTCATGACCATTAGCTGTAGCAGCCTCTCGGAGGACTCTCTGTTTGTGCCAGCTCTTACTCTTCCGTCTGGCGAACCGAACAATGTCCACCATGAAGACCCAGGATAAGGCGTACATCGCCACTCCTCCACACTTGATGAAGAATCTCGGTCTGGGTGAGATCAGCTCACAGTACAGCATTGTTCCTCCCACGAAGACCCGCATCAACACAAACAGCAGCACGAACAGGACGTCCACAACTTCCCCCAGCAGAGTCTCGTAGTGTCCTGTCTGTTTGAGGAACCAGCGTGCCTGCAGGAGGGGGTTGGTGATCTCGCTGCCAAAGAGCACCGCGCATGACTCGATGCCAGACTCCCCCAGCCACAGGGTGAGCAGGATTCCCAGGATGCTCATGGTGTGGTGGGCCAGCATAACAGGTCCCTCTGTGCGGAAGTACACACACCAGGCCATGTCAAAGATGAAATAGCCCAGACTCACAACCATGGCACTGATCTGCAGAGGAGTGTTCTTAGTTCCTGGGATCCAGAAGCAGAAAACAAATGCCTTATTTCAATATATATTTGTGCACAAACAAGTCAAAACCACACACAAAAAAGCAGTTTGGCAAACATTTAGAAAGAAAATTCCACTGAATTTTGAACAATGATCTACCCACCCACTTTTAAAGGAGGAAAGTGGTTAAAAATGCTTTCACGTCATGCTAAACTAAGCCAAGTTTACCCATCAAAGGCAAACAAAAGATATTTAATTAAAAACTAAAATAGGATTAGGCTTTTCTTTGTATAATTTTACCTcttaaatattcagttttattatATAAATTTAAAAGTTACACGCTGATCATTCCAAAGCACAAGATGTCTTACCCGGATGCGTGAAGGGCCAGGGTCCGTCCACATACCCGATGTATGCCGTGATGCAAATGGCCAGTATGCCGTGCACCAAGGTGACCAGCCGGCAGTTCCATTCGTAGCTCCTGGAGCCATTCACGTTGCACAAGAAGAAGTAGAAAGACGCCCAGCAGAACAGGCACAGAAGTGCACAAACAACAAGCAGCGCCATCTTCTCCTCTGACGACAAAGCAAACAAATCTTCAATAATAACTAAAAGTAAAGCAGCTGAAAAAACTTCTGAGCCAGCTTTGAATCATGTTACAGGATGAGAGAAACTGCAAGGAGGCACGTCTTGTGCTGTGATATCACTTACAGTAGAAAGAAAGAGGCAGAAATACCATCCAAAAATTGGACTGTGCACCCTTTGTAAAAGACTAACAATTAGCCTTTGCTTGAACTATAATAGTACAATAGTTGGCTGGCTGAGTGTCTGGTGGGGTGAGGGGGATGTCTCTTCTTCTGCCGTGACGTTTGTGCTAGGAGGTGAGACCATCCAGACAGGCACAAGAACAAGAAGATGGACGCTTGACTCTCAAAGACTTCAAGTGAGTTTTGAAACTGGTTAAGAAGTCACTGGGTGCTGGGCTTCAGACAGGTCCCTATGAGGAAGACAGGCTCTCAAACAACACGTGCTCATTGAAAACAACATGAATCATTTTAAATGATTGGTTATTGTCTTGTTTCATTTCCTAAACAGTTCCAGAGAAAACAACTAACAAAAATATGACCGCAGCTATTAATTATGTTTTCAATCATTCCCAGATGTCATCAAACATAGCATGACATAATCAAATTGCACGTTAAGTCAACTTACTTATGAAAAACAATAACATACTCAATTTATTTCTCAAGAAAAGCTACAATTTACTCAATTTAAAGGAGGGATATAAAAACACAGCAGCTCGTGCAAAAACGTTCGCACATGTTTAAACTACCACTactactttatttttttttaggaaCACTGTGGTTGTTTGGATCAGATATTAGCAGTGTAGTCAACAACTTTAACACTTCTGACTGGGATTTATAGTACATACACTTATATCTTAACAATAATAATCTCTATAAGTTTTTATTGGAAAGTTCAGTCCATGGTTGTTGATGTTGGTAGAGAAAAAGACACCTGGAGCTCTCCCACCTATCACCCATAAGGATGCTGCTACATGCTAACAACCAAACTGGTTCTAGTAGCTAGCTAGCCAGTAGCATGCTGGTTACCAGTTATAGTTGGACATTTTTTGGTTTATAAAAGCAAAAACATCTGGTTACCTTGATAGCAACCATCAGGTCCCCTCCAGGTTTACATTCCCGCAACTCGCTGTTCTTTCCAGGTCAAAGGATAAGGTGGCACATTAGCTGCTATTGTTTCAGCAGCACCTTTCATCAGCATCCTTCGACTCTCAGGCGCTCCTAGATCACACAAAAGGTCCAAGTAACTTGTAAGGGAAAAAACGCTGTTAATTTTGTCTTATCCAATACTAAACCTTATCTAAATATGATTCGTACAATTAATACctgtcagaataaaaaaaaacatgtattcTTATTTGTGGCTCTTTACACGATTTTgtgtattttgtttgaacagcgacatcttgtggtcaatacTGGTAGTTACAACTTCTCTAGTGGAGACCAAATAGAAGCGCATGCAGGGATCAATAAACACCAATTTTCCAAGTAAACGTTTTTTTCAATCAGCTCATTAAAATTATTAATAAAAGATCTTTGCATTCTtcgatttattttgttttgttgtttgtggAAACTGtcttaaaacaaaacaagaagcCACATCTGCAGTGCAAAAAAGACTTTATTGAAATAGACAATAACAGCTCTAAAAGTTACATTATCAAACTGCCCCATTTTCTTAATATGGCAACTttttaaaaattcaaaactcttcaTAGAAAAACAGGTTTAACAATGCAATCTACAATTATATCATAAAAATATCAGTGGAAATGTTAAGGCACTTGATCGTCACAACAGGCCACGGATCAGAATATTTCACTCGTTTGGTTCTTAAGTTATTAGGACATTAAACagacaaagaaaaaaaattaatgttTATGATGCAGTTAAGGCCAAGCAGAAGGTAAGGCAATctgaaaaaaaaacttcaaatcGTCACCGtatcaaaacaaaacacaaaaatcaT
Encoded here:
- the tlcd5a gene encoding TLC domain-containing protein 5a encodes the protein MALLVVCALLCLFCWASFYFFLCNVNGSRSYEWNCRLVTLVHGILAICITAYIGYVDGPWPFTHPGTKNTPLQISAMVVSLGYFIFDMAWCVYFRTEGPVMLAHHTMSILGILLTLWLGESGIESCAVLFGSEITNPLLQARWFLKQTGHYETLLGEVVDVLFVLLFVLMRVFVGGTMLYCELISPRPRFFIKCGGVAMYALSWVFMVDIVRFARRKSKSWHKQRVLREAATANGHEGKMD